The sequence below is a genomic window from Monodelphis domestica isolate mMonDom1 chromosome 2, mMonDom1.pri, whole genome shotgun sequence.
ATGTTAAATATGATTCTCAGAAATGTCAAAgatagaagggacattagaggtcaCTTAGTTCAactttctccttttatagatgaggaaactgtggctaaTGGAGGTCACATGCTTACTCAATGTTTCCTAGCTTGTGATCTCCCCAAATGGCACTTTAATGTAAGCCTGACATTTAGTACAGAGCATTTTGTCATCAAGCCATGATTGATTgaattttccattcatttaagtagatttaaagataaataaagtagctaaatggtgcagtggaCCTGTGGTggaggagtcaggaaaatctgagttcaaatccagtcacagATACCCTACAGGTATGTGAACCTGGTCAagtcttttcatctctttctgcgcagtttcttcatctataaaatgaggatgataatagcaattACTTTCTAGGATTCTTGAGAGGTTCAAACGAGTTATAAAGTggtttgcaaattttaaagagctacataaatgctatcattattaaTGTTATTACTCCTACCTCAAACAATTACTTTATATGATGTTATATAACAGTAACAATCAAAAAAAATGACTGGAAATTCTTGTGATTGAGCAGATTCctaccattttttcttttaacagaaagaaaccaaattttaaaaaaagataccaaagacatttttaaatatCCACATACACTAGCCTTTGGGGGTACTTCCTGGTATTGGTAACTCTTTCCTACATTAACTCAGGCTCCTTATATCCACATGGTACAGCACTAACCTTAAGAAATGATGTTCAGAATAACCAAAAGGCAATACAATTATAATTAGCATATTTACAATAATAGGAATGTATAATTACACCTTAAAATAAGCTAGATAgtttagtgaatagagtgctggacttagagaaaggaagatgaatccaaatcttgcctcagccatttactagctgggtgaccttgagccAGTCACTTACCTCTTTTGGCTTCAGtgtcctcatccataaaaggagAATATTAATAAAGCCTAACTCACAAAATTATCTTAtatatcaaattagataatacatGTAAGAGTACTTGGCAAATCCTCAGGAATTATATAATTGCTAtgttattattttagaaattcttttattgACAAGGGTTGAAACAAAAATGAGCCTTGATTTTACCTTTGCCGGTATGGTACCTTTGCTCTATGTTTAATAGGCTTTCTGACTATTCTGAGCATTATAATCAATCAAGAATCCACTGTAATATATAAGCAGTTCCTTTAAACTACAATGGactccaaaatttgttcagcATAGTATGGACTATAGTTATCATCCTTTCCAAGGGCACTGTAAAGACAAAACACTGACTAATTTTATCAGGATtcggggtgggaggtgggggacaGACAGCAATTGAAATTACTTAGTGGGTGGAAAGTGATGAATGTGTGAAACAAGATGGGAAAAGGTGAaattataggtttttttttaaaccaccctATGAGTAAACTAccaaatgcaaaaggaaaattcCTACATTTAGAGACAAACATCCCAAAATATTCAAGTGCCATCTTCTCATTATATggtaatttccttaatttcttaattttcatttttattttctaatttcttcaagGTAGGTCTTTACCTAAAAGTTCCtcagataaaaagaaacaaaaccaaaaccaaaacaacaacaaaaactctaGAGAGAGCTGCATTTCTTTTGGTGGCTTCTAGAAAGAGCTTTAGTTTTCATATCCTCAACATCAAGCGCAGGATtcagcacatagtagatacttaatgaatgtttgccaAATGGTCCAATACATTTGAACTTTGGGTCTAATTCTATCATTTTGCTATCTTTTATTTTACATGCCTCTCAATACTTTCAAAAACGAAATAACTGGTAAATACAAAGCTTTCTAATGCAAACTGTTACAATCCCATACTTTTGTATCATTCTGTTTCATGCTGCCACTGGGATTTTGTTATGGATACACTTTATAGTTAATATCCTGATTTTTCTTTGGTGATGCTTGGCCACCTACAATAAATATATAGATGCCTTGTTGAGTGCTTTAGGAAGCACTAAAAAGCCAAAGGCCATTAGAAATTGGAGACTAATAGAACTGTGTCCCATTTCAGTTCTAATTACCATGATTCTTTATGTCCTTCAGGACATTCTAAGTTACTAACCCTTCCAATAAAACTTAATGGTAATATAGatttccatcaccaccagattTAGGTAGCAGACCAATAGCCAACTAGTGTTCTTATTGACTCTAGACATTTTCTATTTAagtaatatacattatattacaattgccattttctctttcctggaTTCACTTCTATTTAACTTACTTGCTTCATTCTTAACTACTGAATTTCCATTATTTGGCTTACTTGATTGCATGTCAATCACTAAGGGAACAGTCAGTGTTTAATGCTATCCTGGGTAACAGTGTGTGTTGATGTGGTGGAATGTTGTAATGATTATTCAGGCCTATCTTGGGCCTCTTGAATGTAGTTAATACAGTAGAATAACTTGTAGTCTTCTCTCCAAGGAGATCAGGAGAGGCACATAGTAAGTaggtaataaatacttgtttctcgaaagaattggaaagtgtgTTGGATTACATAACTTATAATTTGTGTGTATGTTGGATTTTCAATAACATTAGAGATTTTATGGTAAAGAAAATTTGTAAAAGAAGTTGTTGATAAAGAAAAATACCTCCACTCAATGAATGTGGCACATGACATATTTGTTAGCATTCTATAATATActgattaattttgtttatttttaaacttttttcctttttgtctttaaaaggTATTATTTGTgaataaggaagagagaagactGGCTTGTTGCTATCTGTCTCTAAGACACCTTCCTGGGGATGTTGTGGCTGCTTGTCGGACCTGAGGAGAGAAAGTCGGGCTGAGTCACCAGTGGTACAGAGAAACTCTACGGAGGTCCTGGCACCCCAGACtgtgagagaaagaaatgagtggTGGATTAGCACCAAGTAAAAGTACTGTGTATGTATCCAACTTGCCTTTTTCTCTGACAAACAATGACTTATACAGGATATTTTCCAAATATGGAAAAGTTGTAAAAGTTACTATTATGAAAGACAAAGATACCAGGAAGAGTAAAGgtgttgcatttattttgtttttggataAAGAATCAGCACAAAACTGTTCAAGGGCACTAAATAATAAGCAGTTATTTGGAAGAGTGATCAAAGCAAGCATTGCTATTGACAATGGAAGAGCTGCTGAGTTCATCAGAAGGCGCAACTATTTTGATAAATCTCAGTGTTATGAGTGTGGAGAAACAGGTCACCTAAGTTATGCTTGTCCTAAAAATGTGCTTGGAGAACGTGAaccaccaaaaaagaaagaaaagaaaaaaagaaagaaaattattaaactggaagaagaaattgaagaagtggAAAAAAGTGAAGGTGAAGGAGAAGACCCTGCTCTCGATAGCCTCAGCCAAGCCATAGCTTTCCAGCAAGCTAAAATTGAAGAAGATCAACAAAGATGGAAACCCTGTGCAAGTGAACCCTCAACATCAGATGATTCAAGACGCCCAAGGATAAAGAAAAGTACATATTTCAGTGATGAGGAAGAACTTAGTGATTGAAATGGATTTATTTATATGTCTTTGAAATATAAAAACTTTGAAGCACAGTTTAATTGGTGTTAAAATTACCACTAGAACTTTGACTGTAAGGAAATATGTAACTAACCAGTTTTACATCTTTAAATTAGGATTACAAAATTTACTTTCATAGGAAaccagaaaataatttataagaatcatgttcctaattttatttttaatagaataataaaaatccatttttgttCCTGaaacacttatttttttaaaaaaataatcaacccttaccttctgtcttggttccagggcagaagaatggtaaggacaaGGCAGCATCGATTGgttgacttatccagggtcacacagataggcagtgtctgtggccagatctGATGCTAGGACCTCTTTATCTCGAGGCttgtctctcaattcactgagccacctagctgccccatcctaTTACCCTTCTAAAACCATATCTAAATATAACCTAATCAGTTGCATTCAGTAGAAAATTATATTGCTAAATATGGATGGTCATGGTGCCACTACAGACATGCATTAAAAAACTGTAGTATTAAGAAACTACTAAAAAAGTtagttttcttcattcttcacATGTCAACTGAAGCactttccaaattttattttcaaacagAAGCTTCCTAAAAACTTAAGTCATTAACTTAATTATATTTAGAAATGTTCTTTActaggagcagctaggttgctcagtggattgaaagccctggagatgggatgttctgggttcaaatctgccctcagacagacacttcttagttattgtgaccctgggcaagtcacttaattaccaTTGCCTTGCCcctactattcttctgcctcggaaccaatacacagtactgattgtaaaatggaagataagagttaaaaaaatattcttactaAAGTtctcaaaagtttttttctttataggaTGAATGAcagaattgggggaggggggcaggtaGAAGGGAGTAAAAGAATTGACTatgtattttgtttatataacatgcatttaaaacataaataaactacATAAATAAATGACTACTTGATCCATGATGCTTTGGGAAAAAAAGGTACTATTTGTTACatgagatgactttttttttgaggggggcaGGAGAAAGATCCTGGGGAGGGAAAATTTGGGGATGCAAAAAACCAAATGACATCAATAAAaagctatttggaaaaataaagaaaatattttgaaaaaagaaatgaaggtgtGGTCCTTCTCTCAGGATGGTGTGAAAATGTAActcataaatttaataaaaaatcatACTTGTCAAAtagatagtttttaaaatatttttctcattaaataTATCTTCTTATATATTTTCTAACATAGCtatttccttgaaaaaaaaacattttgatgagGGTGTCTACTGCTAACTTTATTTTCTGTTTGCATCATATATTTATGGAACAGCTTTTCTCTATTTAATTAGTGTCTCCATTCTTTAAGGCTGAACTGATTTCTCAAGTGATATAATGCCAGGCCAATTCACTCCAATCTTAGAAATGGGGCACCATTTTCAGAACATATTAAATAATGTTACTTCAAGTGCACTAGTTGCTGGAATTGGATTTTGTCCTTACCCtcgatttttaataaaatatttatatggcgATGAACtgctaaaatgttaaaaataataaatcaacagCTTCAAGATTAGCAGTCACATACCAGAAACATACCTGTAGTTTTTTCAGTTCATTAAATAAACATTCAAAGCTATAGAATATAGGCTTGAATAAGTACTCTTACAGAGAAAATCATTAACTATTACTTATATTTCCTCAAATTTAAGGGCTTTGTACTTCTGTCAGTAAGCAGTAAATTTAGCATCACTAGTTATAGCAAGCAAAGATTTCCATAATAAtgtaatagccaacatttatatagtacttcaaagtgctttatatatgcaaattcattttatcctcacaattctGTATGGTAGAtgttactattatcctcatttgacagatgaggaaactgaggctgagaagttgAGTACCCTTCCtggagtcacaaagctaatagtTTGAGCAAATTTGGGGCTTatgtcttctcaactccaggtctATCCCTCTCTCTAGTCACCTTCTAGAACCTGACTATGTCAGACTTGAGAACAGTTAGtgggcccagtggatagagtgctaagatggaagtcaggaagactctcagttcaaatatggcctcgcactagctgtgtgaccctgggcaagtcactttatccagtttaccttagtttcttcatctataaaatgaactagagaagaaaatggcaagccactctagtatctttgctaagataGCCTCAAAAGGAATCACCAAGTGtgggacacaactaaaaaataactaaacaaaatcTCAGACTTGAAAGAGATTTCAGTGGACATCTAATCTTGTACCTGAAAAAATATTCTACCAAACACTGTCATGGGGTGTTCTTTAGTCACAAGCaatgaaatacttttttctgttatatttttaagagattAACTTACAATTCTGGAACTAAGAAACTCTCCTTTGAGAGGCCAAAGAGCAAAGAAATTTTACTAAGTGAACATAAGTTCTAAAGACTCATAGATAATTGACAACCCATTTACAATTTATTCTATCCCTCCTCTGAGCTCTAAATGCAGTTTTCACATTTCTCATTTACATTTCCAGATTCTATTTTGTATAATAGCTACTGGTATATTACTTTTATGCTCCTTTTTGACTCTATGAGGACAAGGACCATAGCTTAACAACTTTGTATCTCCCACAATGTCTACCACTGTGCTCTGTAGGTAGAGAATAttcaattaataattaataataaagatatatatatagctagcattcatatagctatttaaaattatgtaaatTACTTTACGAATATTAACCTCATTTGACTTTCACAATAATCCTAGGAGACAAATTTATCATCCTCCTCAATTTGCagatagatgagcaaactgaagtggaaagaaattaagtgacttggccactgtcacaaagctagaaggtgtctgaggtggggtttgaactcaggtgttcctgaccaGTTCTGGAGTCCTTTCTATTACCCCACTCAACTATCATTAAGAACAAATTCCATTTCTATGGCACTAAGTTTTGTAAGGAACTAATGTCACACAAAAAAACCCTTCTTGTAAAGTTATTAGTTAAATGTTAATATTCTATGAGTagcaagaaagaaaatgggaaagaaagaaaacaaatttttgtaaaataaaaaatatactttaaaacaaaaatatatctctATATCAAGAGGTTAAGTGTACAGAGGTTTGTTTTAATATTGAAAGCTTTTTTCTAACACACTGCTATGAGGTGGGCCAGCAGATAGAGTGCTTGGTTTGAAATCAGGAAacttcatcttcatgagttcaaatctgacctcaaaactAGTTATGTAGTCCTGgacaaatggcaaaccactctggtatctgccaaaaaaaaaaatggggtcatggagaatcaGAACCTACCATACAACAACAAATGGGTTATTTTGTCCCTacttggttgttgttgttttttcttcccttggcAGTGTCAGAATTTGGCTTGATTTGCCTATACTCAGCACTTCTCCTGGGAAAATCAGAACTTGGCCAATGTTAAGGTCTCAAAAAAAAGGGGGGTCAGGAAAGGCCCTTAGCTTTCATGAAAGAATTCAGGCTAGCAAAAAATCAAGGGGACAGGCATTGTTTAACCTTACAAAGAATGTAAAAGACTTTTATCTGAGCCCAACAGCCAAAAGAACTCACTCTCTTTTTCATAGGGCATTACCTCCTGAGTATCTATGGAGTTCTGCCATCCTGTCTAACACTTTGATTCCTACCCTTTATTCCATTCACAACAGTTTGCTTCCTCTACCTTATTGTGCTTTCTCTTACTACTCTCTAACTCTAACACTTACATGATTCAAGAACTTGGCTTGGCCCAGGAAGAGGTAAAGGATATAGTCAAATGAGGACTAGTGTTGGAGTCAAGAGGCCGTTGAATTTTAATCCTGGTTCTGACATTTCCTCTTTGTGTGACCTTACTGAAATAATCTGCCTTCTCTAGGCTTCCAGTagcttatctataaaaatgagagtgTTTCGCCAGATAACTCCTGGTATCCTTTTCAACACTATATCTATGATACTATAAACTCTCATACTTGGTCCTGTTCATCTATTGGTATTTCCTCAACATAAAAGACTCCTTTGGGAGTCACAAAGTTCCCAAGAGGGAACATCCCCTAGTTTTATTCGAGACCTTAGGGGCAATTAACATGATATTCACTCAATCTATAATGTTCCTTGGCCATACTGCCTTCTTCAAGGGTTCCCATAAGAATGAATTTCTCCTAAACTGCTAGATTCATATATcttgagatggaagggacctcagaggtcatctattccaaattcctcattttacagataaggaaaggagCCTGGGGAAATTAAGGGAACTTTTCAAAGTCAAACAAGTAATAGGCATCagaggcagatttgaatccacatcAAAACCAGTCCACTCTTCCCAATGTCCCACAGTATGTCCTTCTAATCATCATCTTCCATTtccctcacaaaaaaaaaaaaaataatcctcatCTTGAGGCAGAAGTGGCTCTATTTACTAAATGACTAATCAGGTACCACACA
It includes:
- the LOC100028090 gene encoding zinc finger CCHC-type and RNA-binding motif-containing protein 1-like, which gives rise to MSGGLAPSKSTVYVSNLPFSLTNNDLYRIFSKYGKVVKVTIMKDKDTRKSKGVAFILFLDKESAQNCSRALNNKQLFGRVIKASIAIDNGRAAEFIRRRNYFDKSQCYECGETGHLSYACPKNVLGEREPPKKKEKKKRKKIIKLEEEIEEVEKSEGEGEDPALDSLSQAIAFQQAKIEEDQQRWKPCASEPSTSDDSRRPRIKKSTYFSDEEELSD